Proteins from a single region of Phycisphaeraceae bacterium D3-23:
- a CDS encoding TolC family protein, with product MPGCLHDPFADDPLTSDEVRDRLRRVDPVQLGDYAEQADDAPSRSGPAAPPPAEMEITLDQCRAWALEHNLDLQVALVDPAIAEAGVTEAEARFEALFFGSVNYTDTESPTASNLEGGETTGANTNLGVRVPTRTGGSVTVDFTGSRFETDNQFSTLNPSFTSDMSISLSQNLLRNAGVRVNTAPIQIARLSAQQSNARTKLEVIRALTAVDRLYWRLYAAQRELEVRQQQHELAMAQLERAQRLVDEGDAADIEIMRAESGVADGLEAIIVAENQVRQRERDLKRLLNVPELPMRGPTALIPLTPANPVAYDLPEDALLADAMRGRLELLELELALAQDALNIEVARNGTLPLAALEYRYTRNGLGDDFGDAFRQDYEENFDGHSLGLRFEIPLGNQAAKAALTRALLTRLQRLATVEQRETQVRQEVLDAMDSLDAAWQRVLASRQSAILAARVLAAEQRQFDQGLNTSTDVQDAQTRLADAQSSEVRALVDYQVAQIDLAFATGTVLGSTQVRWEPAALPGE from the coding sequence TTGCCCGGCTGTCTGCACGACCCGTTCGCCGACGACCCGTTGACCTCGGACGAAGTGCGTGACCGCTTGCGGCGCGTTGATCCCGTGCAGCTTGGGGACTATGCAGAACAAGCCGACGACGCTCCATCGCGCAGCGGGCCCGCCGCGCCGCCGCCGGCGGAGATGGAGATCACGCTGGACCAGTGCCGGGCCTGGGCGCTTGAGCATAACCTGGACTTGCAGGTCGCGCTCGTTGATCCTGCGATCGCCGAGGCCGGCGTCACCGAGGCCGAGGCCCGCTTCGAGGCGCTGTTTTTCGGCTCGGTCAACTACACCGACACCGAGTCGCCGACCGCCAGCAACCTTGAGGGCGGGGAGACGACCGGGGCCAACACCAACCTCGGCGTGCGTGTCCCGACGCGCACCGGCGGTTCGGTCACGGTCGACTTTACCGGCAGCCGGTTCGAGACGGATAACCAGTTCTCGACGCTCAACCCGTCGTTCACCTCCGACATGAGCATCTCGCTGAGCCAGAACCTGCTGCGGAATGCAGGGGTCCGCGTCAACACCGCGCCGATCCAGATCGCCCGGCTCAGCGCGCAGCAATCCAACGCCCGCACCAAGCTCGAAGTGATCCGCGCCCTGACCGCGGTCGATCGGCTGTACTGGCGGCTCTACGCGGCGCAGCGCGAGCTGGAGGTCCGCCAGCAGCAGCACGAGCTCGCGATGGCGCAGCTCGAACGCGCGCAGCGCCTGGTCGACGAGGGCGACGCCGCCGACATCGAGATCATGCGTGCCGAGTCGGGCGTGGCCGATGGGCTCGAAGCGATCATCGTCGCCGAGAACCAGGTGCGCCAGCGCGAACGCGACCTCAAGCGCCTGCTCAACGTGCCCGAGCTGCCGATGCGCGGCCCCACCGCGCTGATCCCGCTGACGCCCGCCAACCCGGTCGCCTACGACCTGCCCGAGGATGCGCTGCTCGCCGACGCGATGCGGGGCCGGCTCGAACTGCTCGAGCTCGAGCTCGCGCTGGCGCAGGATGCGCTGAACATCGAAGTCGCGCGTAACGGCACGCTCCCGCTGGCCGCGCTCGAGTACCGCTACACCCGCAACGGGCTGGGCGACGACTTCGGGGATGCGTTTCGGCAGGACTACGAGGAAAACTTCGACGGCCACTCGCTCGGGCTCCGCTTCGAAATCCCGCTGGGCAACCAGGCCGCGAAAGCCGCGCTGACCCGCGCGCTGCTCACCCGGCTCCAACGCCTCGCCACCGTCGAGCAGCGCGAGACGCAGGTGCGCCAAGAGGTCCTCGACGCGATGGACTCGCTCGACGCGGCCTGGCAGCGCGTCTTGGCAAGCCGGCAGTCGGCGATCCTTGCGGCCCGGGTCCTCGCGGCCGAGCAGCGGCAGTTCGACCAGGGGCTCAACACCTCGACGGATGTGCAGGACGCCCAGACCCGGCTGGCCGACGCGCAGTCCAGCGAGGTCCGGGCGCTGGTCGATTACCAGGTCGCCCAGATCGACCTCGCGTTCGCCACCGGCACAGTGCTCGGCTCGACGCAGGTGCGCTGGGAGCCGGCGGCGTTGCCGGGGGAGTGA